One window from the genome of Yarrowia lipolytica chromosome 1B, complete sequence encodes:
- a CDS encoding uncharacterized protein (Compare to YALI0B18876g, similar to uniprot|Q02883 Saccharomyces cerevisiae YPL103C LPG6P, similar to Saccharomyces cerevisiae YPL103C; ancestral locus Anc_8.582), giving the protein MKLGIKAKTGLGLVVAYTAYSTYVHLRTHYEINDRLDKKLKSTDFGLSSNVSLRDGIPPSVQFRPMVVGGKFVNPFSQYRHQTLFEFVYCNIVNLFHLTPRGGLPKDPKELKKLLPSVTPDFQLLSEPVKQVSALIPWKPKSFIPKPQDRITLTWIGQSCAFVQLGGLNILTDPFFGDHLVTSWMGPQRLSKAPCQFEDLPKVDIVLVSHDHPDHLEVDTVKKIGNSALWVVPLGVKKFLAKYGVYNVAELNWWETMGLETPKSQELGEKWTVACTPAMHWSGRKMYDANSTLWGSFMVMKDGKPHFFHAGDTGYSPELFRGIKEEYGPGCKLAMLPCGAYKPRWHLKSQHIDPQEAVNVMKDLEAKNMVGVHWGTFILSDEKFTEPRDSLHKIAEDAGVGNSVLAPKFGQTLVFDTGDGKGGSHPPEEIREGKALLFR; this is encoded by the coding sequence ATGAAACTCGGAATCAAGGCGAAAACGGGTCTCGGCCTTGTTGTCGCGTACACAGCGTACTCAACGTATGTGCATTTACGCACCCATTACGAAATCAACGATCGGCTGGACAAGAAACTGAAATCCACCGACTTTGGACTCAGCTCCAACGTTTCTCTTCGAGACGGTATCCCTCCTTCTGTGCAGTTTCGACCCATGGTTGTCGGAGGCAAGTTTGTCAATCCCTTCAGCCAATACCGACACCAGACTCTTTTCGAGTTTGTGTACTgcaacattgtcaacctATTCCACTTGACTCCCCGAGGAGGTCTCCCCAAGGACCCCAaagagctcaagaagctgctccCCAGTGTGACCCCCGACTTCCAGCTGCTATCCGAGCCCGTCAAGCAGGTCTCTGCTCTGATCCCCTGGAAGCCCAAGTCTTTCATTCCCAAACCGCAGGATCGAATCACCCTCACCTGGATCGGACAGTCCTGTGCGTTTGTGCAGCTTGGAGGACTCAACATTCTCACCGATCCTTTCTTTGGTGACCATCTGGTCACATCGTGGATGGGCCCCCAGCGACTTTCGAAGGCCCCCTGTCAGTTTGAAGACCTGCCCAAGGTCGACATTGTTTTGgtgtcacatgaccatcCCGACCATCTGGAGGTGGACACCGTGAAGAAGATTGGAAACTCAGCTCTGTGGGTCGTGCCTCTGGGTGTGAAGAAATTTCTGGCTAAATACGGCGTCTACAACGTTGCCGAGCTCAACTGGTGGGAAACCATGGGTCTCGAAACCCCGAAATCGCAGGAACTGGGCGAGAAATGGACCGTGGCATGCACTCCAGCCATGCACTGGAGTGGCCGAAAGATGTACGACGCCAACTCGACTCTCTGGGGCTCTTTTATGGTCATGAAGGACGGAAAACCCCACTTTTTCCACGCAGGAGATACTGGATACTCACCAGAGCTGTTCCGAGGAATCAAGGAGGAATACGGACCCGGGTGCAAGCTTGCCATGCTGCCCTGTGGCGCTTACAAGCCCAGATGGCATCTCAAGAGTCAACACATTGACCCCCAGGAGGCCGTTAACGTAATgaaggatctggaggccaagaaTATGGTCGGTGTGCACTGGGGAACGTTCATTCTCAGTGACGAGAAGTTCACAGAACCCCGAGACTCGCTGCACAAGATTGCTGAGGACGCTGGGGTCGGCAACTCGGTTCTGGCTCCCAAGTTTGGACAGACACTGGTATTCGATACCGGTGACGGCAAGGGTGGAAGCCATCCTCCTGAGGAGATTAGAGAGGGCAAAGCGCTACTTTTTAGATGA
- a CDS encoding uncharacterized protein (Compare to YALI0B18898g, similar to Saccharomyces cerevisiae ECM31 (YBR176W); ancestral locus Anc_8.583, similar to uniprot|Q9Y7B6 Emericella nidulans 3- methyl-2- oxobutanoate hydroxymethyltransferase (EC 2.1.2. 11) (Ketopantoate hydroxymethyltransferase)) — translation MSLLRTLRPVLGSARPVTPVLARSYSAHHSPQTSDQTRKKVTIPELAKMRRNKEKISMVTAHDYVTGLIADKAGVDMILVGDSLAMVALGYPNTNQIELEEMVYHAKAVSRGVKSAFMVADLPFGSYEESPEKAIRSAIQMIQKGGMEAVKMEGGKELAPTIKRLTEVGIPVLGHIGLTPQRQSSLGGFRVQGKTASGAESILEDAYELQKAGCFAIVLEAVPDKVGEWLSSKLEVPTIGIGAGPGTSGQVLVMLDMLGGFGSFTPKFLKKYSQFLDINVGAVKQYHEEVKGGVFPAQEHCYKMGDEEAAKLK, via the coding sequence ATGTCTCTTTTGCGCACTCTGAGGCCCGTTCTGGGCTCGGCCCGGCCTGTCACACCAGTTTTGGCCCGGTCCTACTCGGCCCATCACTCTCCTCAGACATCAGATCAAACTCGAAAAAAGGTCACTATTCCCGAGTTGGCCAAGATGCGACgaaacaaggagaagatcagCATGGTAACGGCCCATGATTACGTGACCGGTCTGATCGCTGACAAAGCCGGTGTTGATATGATTCTGGTCGGAgactccttggccatggtGGCTCTGGGGTACCCCAACACCAACCAAATCGAGCTCGAGGAAATGGTGTATCATGCTAAGGCTGTTTCTCGAGGTGTTAAGAGCGCGTTTATGGTTGCAGACCTGCCTTTTGGTTCGTATGAAGAGTCCCCAGAGAAAGCTATCCGATCTGCTATTCAGATGATCCAAAAGGGAGGAATGGAGGCTGTCAAGATGGAAGGAGGCAAGGAACTGGCGCCCACTATCAAGCGACTGACCGAGGTGGGAATCCCTGTTCTGGGACATATCGGACTCACCCCCCAGCGTCAGTCGTCGTTGGGAGGATTCAGAGTGCAGGGTAAGACTGCCTCTGGAGCAGAGAGTATTCTGGAAGACGCGTATGAACTGCAGAAGGCTGGATGTTTTGCTATTGTGCTTGAAGCAGTTCCCGACAAGGTTGGAGAATGGCTCAGTTCGAAGCTAGAGGTCCCTACCATCGGTATTGGTGCTGGACCCGGAACCTCCGGGCAGGTGCTGGTCATGCTCGATATGCTGGGAGGATTTGGAAGCTTCACGCCCAAGTTTCTCAAAAAGTACTCGCAGTTTCTTGATATTAATGTTGGAGCTGTCAAGCAGTACCatgaggaggtcaagggTGGAGTGTTCCCTGCCCAGGAGCATTGTTATAAGATGGGTGATGAGGAAGCGGCTAAACTGAAATAA
- a CDS encoding uncharacterized protein (Compare to YALI0B18920g, some similarities with wi|NCU03528.1 Neurospora crassa NCU03528.1 hypothetical protein (38260 - 37462)), whose product MAPKSAKQASLSFKSTKPSIKRDFKVVKQQQQQHNDIKTKDVKPPVQIESIETTICDELVREEAEKINSLPELDPSEKVYSDEAHKIAEKSIAPPVHPEEVNNCEKILKNFDFTVDFGPVVGLTRLERWERANKLGLNPPAVVKKILETKQGETEDVYKQSYLYDQLV is encoded by the coding sequence atggCTCCGAAATCTGCAAAACAGGCGTCGCTGAGCTTCAAGAGCACCAAGCCCAGCATCAAGCGGGATTTCAAGGTcgtcaagcagcagcagcagcaacacaATGAtatcaagaccaaggacgTCAAACCGCCAGTACAGATAGAGTCGATTGAAACCACCATCTGTGACGAGCTGGTCAGggaggaggctgaaaaGATCAATTCTCTGCCGGAATTGGATCCCAGTGAAAAGGTGTACTCGGACGAGGCCCACAAGATCGCCGAAAAGAGCATTGCACCACCCGTGCATCCCGAAGAGGTCAACAACTGCGAAaagattctcaagaacTTTGACTTTACCGTCGACTTCGGGCCTGTTGTCGGTCTGACCCGGCTGGAACGGTGGGAGAGAGCCAACAAGCTGGGACTCAATCCCCCAGCTGTGGTGAAGAAGATTCTCGAGACCAAACAGGGAGAGACAGAGGATGTCTACAAGCAGTCGTACCTCTATGATCAGCTTGTGTAA
- a CDS encoding uncharacterized protein (Compare to YALI0B18942g, weakly similar to uniprot|Q6CGT3 Yarrowia lipolytica YALI0A16423g) yields MMPARPPSEQQDAPGAPLQGVPLECFNDDISDCDDEGEDIEPDDDIDPDHAELEVVPDQPEIRVGPEKVHRVVSDYREQISNPQPDLTPPKRVDDLRCVAEKYEELEGYRRAGGLTQQQVGEQLREYALSINVRLPKKPSDARKEVKRKARNWLDKQRPDRGVAKKRYHDLEEGVIFVFSKTTKVASLDMHTATIIVKKLLDKIVALVPDYRELCGMKNPVPHRHWIRDCLIEAKRRQLREYGERSSVIDEKAVEKLGYIWLAIEGYAASQILNAGQTCMYLGFDGQEHKVWTSQPFVGVKCKKGQLTYTFMFCLSADGSFLFTPHVYGKQYWPMWCSKAQDLHNPARAVVPVSVTEECTAEATLLLHAEADAVRILESEVERATSERREAHAVWLSSPKQTQTRIDNRATWKSLVAEETRAMAAHDAAQRQYSATHTAKVKELVLERWTPPDTSADEGFYAHDDFEARSGRELQLPVVFERSQDVKKLEKRLAASESAHKSLQTKEYAARRALKTSEKLFEKHEKKEAELRRQMDEQDKVITLLNEDLDKTATHGQDTKPIEKAIELADSRRRKLASMRSIARQRAGKAWEKISDNEERLEVIATEKEAAWEEMVRVMHSYALSDDDAVMKTGPLNLMDCRYQQQSKGWMDTPTMVKWFVALARAVKAKEKPVILILDNVAFHHRAWNIAKGWEELEGVTVVFLPSEATSYTQPLDFGIFAFTQMTAKKLLSQFYMATQIVWGDSSKVGALHKINYMVQAWEKLKLKPDTVAGCFGSSPVFADHEHVLPSKTVQKRVDERLAKEAAARALRQAQQPQEHVRGGRNDGTAPPVATIQSPPAPDGSTTSESSSSSGGSNMMRSSSDQSDTLEDSLMDSPMGSREESLGDTLEFPVHYEDGADDEADDAAEVEDGDEVEPVAPEEEIGINDAEFGEVSKENMLDLISRLDLNHILPHGTRRLIRNTNARRAHLADKEKARKREANRLRRRAAHLKRYGFLINMGRALPQDAPDGFPRADIPRARNLVEPAPASFQSPHDHVEPAVVAMEVNEDSMDIDTADHWDQQDVEAAASPMVHSETPTRLPPGDAQEDTPYNPYPPGHPLEHIYGTPSPQPSHGYRPSPSGYPLLFRLPYPNRYPSQYPSQYPSGYPQSHSEQLQPAPVGYLSYGLGSPTRGASFGTPGNRGASSFELRRNLLPAFQGH; encoded by the coding sequence ATGATGCCTGCAAGGCCACCAAGCGAGCAGCAAGATGCTCCTGGTGCTCCTCTACAAGGGGTTCCTCTCGAGTGTTTCAATGACGACATCTCAGACTGTGACGACGAAGGAGAGGATATCGAGcccgacgacgacatcGACCCAGACCACGCGGAGTTGGAAGTTGTTCCTGACCAACCAGAGATTCGTGTTGGGCCCGAGAAGGTCCATAGGGTTGTCAGCGACTACCGAGAACAGATCAGCAATCCACAGCCCGACCTGACCCCTCCGAAACGAGTGGACGACCTAAGGTGTGTTGCGGAGAAGTACGAAGAATTGGAGGGATACCGCCGCGCTGGGGGGCTCACTCAACAGCAAGTCGGCGAGCAGCTCCGCGAATATGCCCTCTCGATCAACGTGCGTTTGCCTAAAAAACCCTCCGATGCCAGGAAGGAAGTCAAGAGGAAGGCAAGGAATTGGCTTGACAAGCAGAGACCTGATAGGGGAGTCGCAAAGAAGCGTTACCatgatctggaggagggagtGATATTTGTGTTttccaagaccaccaaggtcGCCTCACTCGACATGCACACTGCTACCATTATTGTCAAGAAGCTTCTAGACAAGATAGTGGCCCTGGTGCCTGACTACAGGGAGCTGTGCGGCATGAAAAACCCCGTGCCCCACCGCCATTGGATCAGGGACTGCCTCATTGAGGCAAAGAGACGTCAGCTTCGCGAGTATGGCGAACGAAGCTCTGTGATTGATGAGAAGGCCGTTGAAAAATTGGGGTACATTTGGCTGGCCATCGAGGGCTATGCGGCAAGCCAGATCCTCAATGCAGGCCAGACGTGCATGTACCTGGGCTTCGACGGTCAGGAACACAAAGTCTGGACCAGCCAGCCGTTTGTGGGCGTGAAATGCAAAAAGGGCCAGTTGACTTACACCTTCATGTTCTGCTTGAGTGCTGACGGGTCGTTTCTCTTCACGCCTCATGTCTATGGGAAGCAGTACTGGCCCATGTGGTGCTCAAAGGCTCAGGACTTGCACAACCCGGCTCGTGCGGTGGTCCCTGTATCTGTCACGGAAGAGTGTACGGCAGAGGCGACTCTCTTGCTGCACGCAGAGGCAGATGCGGTCAGAATCCTCGAGTCTGAGGTTGAGCGTGCCACCagtgagagaagagaggcCCACGCGGTGTGGCTATCGTCTCCGAAACAAACTCAGACAAGGATAGACAACAGGGCCACGTGGAAGAGCCTTGTTGCGGAGGAAACTCGGGCTATGGCCGCTCACGATGCAGCGCAGAGGCAGTACTCGGCAACTCATACGGCGAAGGTAAAGGAACTGGTTTTGGAACGGTGGACACCTCCTGATACCTCTGCCGATGAGGGTTTCTATGCACACGACGACTTCGAAGCACGTTCCGGTCGTGAGCTACAGCTGCCTGTTGTCTTTGAGAGATCTCAAGATGTCAagaagttggagaagagactCGCTGCATCGGAGTCTGCTCACAAGTCGTTGCAAACGAAGGAGTATGCGGCACGCAGAGCCTTGAAAACTTCCGAAAAGCTCTTCGAAAAgcacgagaagaaggaggccgaaTTGCGAAGGCAGATGGATGAGCAAGACAAAGTGATTACCCTTCTCAATGAGGACCTCGACAAGACTGCGACCCATGGCCAGGACACGAAGCCAATCGAGAAGGCGATCGAACTGGCCGACAGTCGGCGCCGAAAGTTGGCAAGCATGCGCTCGATCGCCAGACAGAGAGCTGGCAAGGCGTGGGAGAAGATCTCAGACAACGAAGAGCGGCTCGAAGTCATCGCCACTGAAAAAGAAGCTGCATGGGAGGAGATGGTCAGGGTCATGCACAGCTACGCACTTTCTGACGACGACGCTGTCATGAAGACGGGGCCTCTCAACCTGATGGACTGCAGATACCAACAGCAGTCTAAAGGTTGGATGGACACCCCTACCATGGTGAAGTGGTTTGTTGCTCTCGCCAGGGCTGTTAAAGCGAAGGAGAAGCCTGTCATTCTGATTCTTGACAACGTTGCGTTCCACCACAGAGCCTGGAACATTGCCAAAGGATGGGAAGAGCTCGAAGGAGTGACGGTTGTCTTTCTGCCTTCCGAGGCTACGTCTTACACCCAGCCTTTGGACTTCGGTATCTTTGCCTTTACCCAGATGACAGCAAAGAAGCTACTGAGTCAGTTCTACATGGCCACCCAGATCGTCTGGGGCGATTCCTCCAAGGTCGGCGCGCTGCACAAGATCAACTACATGGTTCAGGCGTGGGAGAAGCTGAAGCTGAAACCGGATACAGTTGCTGGCTGCTTTGGGAGCAGCCCCGTCTTTGCAGACCACGAGCATGTCTTGCCCTCCAAGACCGTGCAGAAGCGGGTCGATGAGAGActtgccaaggaggccgccGCAAGAGCTCTTCGGCAAGCACAGCAGCCCCAGGAGCACGTGAGGGGAGGAAGAAATGATGGCACGGCTCCACCGGTGGCCACTATTCAATCGCCCCCCGCGCCCGATGGgtccaccacctctgaatcctccagctcctctgGAGGCTCAAATATGATGCGGAGCTCTTCCGATCAGTCGGATACCCTGGAAGACTCTCTGATGGACTCCCCGATGGGCTCTCGAGAGGAGTCCTTGGGCGACACCCTGGAATTTCCGGTGCACTACGAAGATGGGGCAGATGATGAGGCTGACGATGCGGCTGAGGTTGAGGATGGCGACGAGGTCGAACCCGTGGCACCTGAAGAGGAGATCGGAATCAACGACGCTGAGTTCGGAGAAGTCTCTAAAGAAAACATGCTTGACCTCATCAGCAGATTGGACCTCAATCACATCTTGCCGCACGGCACTCGGAGACTCATCAGAAACACCAACGCACGGCGTGCTCACCTGgctgacaaggagaaggcccGAAAGCGGGAGGCGAACAGACTGCGAAGACGAGCAGCCCACTTGAAACGGTATGGCTTTCTGATCAACATGGGGCGCGCGCTTCCTCAAGATGCGCCTGATGGCTTCCCACGTGCAGATATTCCACGTGCACGCAACCTCGTCGAGCCTGCCCCCGCCTCTTTCCAGTCTCCGCACGATCACGTTGAGCCTGCTGTGGTTGCCATGGAGGTGAATGAGGACAGCATGGATATCGACACTGCTGATCACTGGGACCAACAGGACGTGGAAGCCGCCGCTTCGCCCATGGTTCACTCAGAGACCCCAACACGACTCCCTCCCGGCGACGCACAAGAGGACACCCCGTACAACCCGTATCCTCCTGGACACCCCTTGGAACACATTTACGGTaccccttctcctcaaccaTCCCATGGATACCGCCCTTCGCCCTCTGGATACCCCCTCCTCTTCCGCCTTCCATACCCAAACCGATACCCAAGCCAATACCCAAGCCAATACCCAAGCGGATACCCCCAGTCTCACTCAGAGCAGCTTCAACCAGCTCCAGTGGGCTACTTGTCTTACGGCCTGGGCAGCCCGACTCGTGGTGCCAGCTTTGGCACTCCTGGCAACAGGGGCGCTAGCTCCTTTGAGCTAAGGCGGAACCTCTTGCCGGCGTTCCAGGGGCACTGA
- a CDS encoding uncharacterized protein (Compare to YALI0B18964g, no similarity) codes for MLKIFKRHVSKEHKGDGGPSVASPTVTSPSISSPSVSSESLTFNSLKSETHVTGSDSAAHLPLNLPACEWVLPHFGSSASASDNSSFSWSPQSSPVQQSPSAVQDNGFAGGTAQPKNRSWSPNLISQEEREKHKHNQMHLTPLTTSTPSPHHPAHLGNYPARRQSLDPTKLTKTSKASKTLTRENMDPHELEDSFGDHSDDSIQPSPQIQQSGFNTNSAASSYTMPTEHTSPEPPLQKAGSSPPAEQILGKAASKKDTFKKFFKGPYDSLSGEQTEGTLKYNKQGEDEEYTEALTRELHDDGYDYQYNYGDPYGESEDPYRNDSVSSFQFGDDSLNTSTDATTAQQHPQTQSQTPHDQSDAPHTIRATNRRSVTGGGVATVVPSTEDITRGMAKNGKYQQRLEDDAAIRQQEYEDTFRVTAQDDRTSSAWAGEDAAHRPLTNPLSPGRTTPGQSTPGYLLSPGQVTNVMSPDKSPNKFANPPPNAYKLNLSGVSDLEAYNQKLAQELDFDKYCKKDASPRGPGPAATPPAGRVVTKAQYENYRRASVDLNAMNTDGPGSGGENGDNSDDDYAYDDDEKLENAKMRAKQQAHLAVYRQKMMKVTGASSTPAFKTPPMSGGHSFGGSDSEDDLDDVPLGILQAHGFPRDSQRLKTMSSDTNLSSHIELAASPMMYSKSASTSPMFKPRDSDTMSVNSASSRNMPFGRSRLSGVPHPLLSGPQPNRGLVAEIAREEKEKIKRKSGMPSAMSMGGMRGYAGSLNDSSSIYEAPPPGGLQAQMAQLMQMQMQMQMTLQQQMQGGGVPGGFPGGGLAGPPSSAGATTAPPSIHGLKHRWSTNDLSTPNPRFASDNTSIASGGSGMSNRSRYRPGFNVRAFNRSATVPELGQQQRRVMSQTHMPVYTEDDDDDDDDDGWKEMAEQRRVLRDQWRERGAVAI; via the coding sequence ATGCTGAAAATCTTCAAGCGACACGTCTCTAAGGAGCATAAAGGGGACGGCGGCCCGTCGGTGGCGTCTCCAACGGTCACCTCTCCGTCCATCTCTTCGCCCTCTGTGTCGTCCGAGAGCCTGACCTTCAACAGCCTCAAAAGCGAAACGCACGTGACGGGGTCCGACTCCGCAGCGCATTTGCCGCTCAATCTGCCCGCTTGCGAATGGGTTCTCCCCCACTTTGGATCGTCTGCTAGTGCGTCGGACAATTCGTCCTTCAGCTGGTCGCCCCAAAGCTCGCCTGTACAGCAGTCCCCCTCTGCAGTGCAGGACAATGGCTTTGCAGGAGGTACAGCGCAACCTAAAAATAGGTCGTGGTCCCCAAACCTTATTTCGCAAGAGGAAAGGGAAaagcacaagcacaacCAGATGCATTTGACACCACTTACCACCTccacaccatcaccacaccacCCAGCACACCTGGGAAATTATCCCGCACGACGACAGTCTCTCGATCCGACAAAGCTGACCAAGACCTCAAAGGCCTCAAAGACCCTGACCCGCGAAAACATGGACCCCCACGAGCTCGAGGACTCCTTTGGAGACCACAGTGACGACTCCATTCAGCCCAGCCCACAAATCCAGCAGTCCGGCTTCAACACAAACTCCGCGGCGTCGTCGTACACCATGCCCACGGAACACACATCGCCCGAGCCGCCTCTGCAAAAGGCTGGCTCCTCCCCTCCTGCCGAGCAGATTCTCGGTAAGGCTGCATCCAAAAAGGACACGTTCAAAAAGTTCTTCAAGGGCCCCTACGACTCTCTGTCAGGAGAGCAGACCGAGGGCACGCTCAAGTACAACAAGCAGGgtgaggacgaggagtaCACCGAGGCGCTGACGCGGGAGCTTCACGACGACGGCTACGACTACCAGTACAACTACGGCGACCCCTACGGCGAGTCTGAGGATCCATACCGAAACGACTCCGTGTCCTCTTTCCAGTTTGGAGACGACAGTTTGAACACAAGCACGGACGCAACAACAGCACAGCAGCacccacagacacagagccAGACTCCACACGACCAGTCGGACGCTCCCCACACAATCCGAGCCACCAACAGACGCTCCGTGACGGGCGGAGGTGTTGCGACTGTGGTGCCGTCCACCGAGGACATTACGCGCGGCATGGCCAAGAACGGCAAATACCAGCAGCGCCTGGAGGATGACGCTGCCATTCGGCAGCAGGAGTACGAAGACACCTTCCGTGTCACTGCCCAGGACGACCGAACGTCTTCTGCGTgggctggagaagacgcCGCACACAGACCGCTGACGAACCCTCTGTCTCCTGGCCGCACCACTCCCGGTCAGTCCACTCCAGGGTATCTCCTTTCGCCTGGCCAGGTTACCAACGTCATGTCGCCAGACAAGTCTCCCAACAAGTTCGCCAATCCTCCTCCCAACGCCTACAAGCTCAACCTTAGTGGTGTCTCTGATCTAGAGGCGTACAACCAAAAGCTTGCGCAAGAGCtcgactttgacaagtACTGCAAGAAGGACGCCAGTCCACGTGGCCCCGGACCAGCCGCCACGCCTCCTGCAGGTCGGGTGGTGACTAAGGCGCAGTACGAAAACTACCGACGTGCGTCCGTGGATCTGAATGCCATGAACACAGACGGACCTGGCTCCGGTGGCGAGAACGGCGACAACTCGGACGACGACTACGCgtacgacgacgacgagaagctggagaatgCTAAGATGCGGGCCAAGCAACAGGCCCACCTTGCTGTGTACCGAcagaagatgatgaaggTGACGGGAGCTTCATCCACGCCGGCCTTCAAGACTCCTCCCATGTCCGGAGGCCACAGTTTTGGCGGCTCTGACTCCGAGGATGACCTCGACGACGTGCCTCTGGGAATCCTGCAGGCCCACGGCTTCCCGCGCGACTCTCAGCGACTCAAAACCATGTCGTCAGACACCAATCTGTCTTCACACATTGAGCTGGCGGCGTCGCCCATGATGTACTCCAAGAGCGCATCCACGTCGCCCATGTTCAAGCCTCGGGACTCGGACACTATGTCTGTCAACTCGGCGTCTTCCCGTAACATGCCCTTTGGCCGATCGCGCCTCAGCGGCGTGCCCCATCCTCTGCTGTCCGGACCCCAGCCCAACCGGGGTCTGGTGGCCGAAATTGCGCgtgaggagaaggagaagatcaagagAAAGAGTGGCATGCCCTCTGCCATGTCTATGGGTGGCATGCGGGGCTACGCTGGTTCGTTGAACGATAGTAGTAGTATCTACGAAgcccctcctcctggcGGTCTGCAGGCCCAGATGGCCCAGCTCATGCAGATGCAAATGCAGATGCAAATGACcttgcagcagcagatgcagGGCGGTGGAGTACCTGGCGGATTCCCTGGCGGAGGGCTTGCTGGCCCTCCCTCTTCGGCTGGAGCTACCACTGCTCCCCCCTCGATCCATGGGCTCAAGCACAGATGGAGCACTAACGATTTGTCAACACCCAATCCTCGGTTTGCTAGCGACAACACCTCCATTGCCTCTGGAGGCTCCGGCATGAGTAACCGAAGCCGGTACAGACCTGGTTTCAACGTGCGGGCCTTCAACCGGTCGGCCACCGTACCTGAGTTGGGTCAGCAACAGCGACGCGTCATGTCGCAGACCCACATGCCCGTGTACACGGAggatgacgatgacgacgacgacgacgatggaTGGAAGGAGATGGCCGAGCAGCGACGGGTGCTGCGAGACCAGTGGAGAGAGCGAGGTGCTGTTGCGATTTAG